The DNA sequence CTCCGGCCATTCCCGCGCAAACTCCGGGGGCACCGCCGTCGATTTCCAGTACCGCTCCCCGAAGAGTATCTGTCCCGTACCACCCGTGGCAGCGGCGAGTGCCGTGACCGCCTCGGGGACGCCTCCCCATATCTGGGAAGCCCCGAGTGCGACGGCGCAGTCCGCCGTGGCCGGGGAGGTGTAGGCGGCGGCATCGGCACAGATGATGGTGATGCCGTCCCCGCACCCCGCCTCCGCTGCCGCCGCCCTTGCGGTGTCGCATGCATCGGGCCGTGCCTCGACGCCGGTGCAGGACGCCCCGAAGACCCCGGCAAAGAGGATGAGGGCGGTGCCGTTTCCGCATCCGAAATCGATCACCGTCGTCGCCTCATCAAGGCCGGCCGCTTCTCCTGCGGCAACGAGGGCCGTATCGCTGACAGGGTTCATGTGCAGGAGGGGTCCCTGCGAGATCGAGACGAGGTCTGCATCATAGTCGATAGGTCTTCAACTCCGGGTGGTATGTGATAACCGGATGTACTTATGGAAATATCACCCCATAAATCACTGTCACGCGGGGTGCCTCCCGTGCCCGTTGTGCCGACTCCCCGGCCGGGAACCGCGCACACGCGGAAAAACAGCGGTATGGCGATGCAGGACTCAGTGAATACGGACGAGATCGATCGTCACACTAATTTGGCGTATTTCAGTCCTTTTTTCAGAAATGAAATTGATTTAGCCAATGAAATTCGTTTTCAACCCCGAAAAATCGCCGCCGGGAAATATGTTCCCTAACATAGGACGAAAACGAAAAAAACCTTGATTTTAGCTTTATTTTCGAAAAGATAGCCTATTATATCAATACTATCTAAAAAGTTCTGATATGAAGAAAACAATAGGAAGAATTCTCGGGATCGTTGTATTCCTCGCCATTCTCTTGTGGCCGGCGGACCCGTCATTCTTCCCGGTACAGGCGACTGCCGCGTCGACTGCACTGATGGTCATCTGGTGGATCACCGAGGCGATACCCATTCAGGCAACGGCGCTCCTGCCGCTGGTCCTCTTCCCTGCGCTCGGTGTTCTCTCGTCCGGTGACGCTGCGGCCCCCTATGCAGACAAGACAATCTTCCTCTTCATGGGTGGTTTCATCATTGCCATGTCCATGCAGCGTTGGGGGCTGCATGAACGTATTGCCCTCGCTATCCTGAGCAGGATGGGGTCCAGTTCACGGATGCTCATCTTCGGCTTCATGGTGGCGACGGCGTTTCTGTCGATGTGGATCTCAAACACCGCCTGTGCGATGATGATGATCCCGATTGCCATTGCGATCATCGCGACCATTCTCCCCCGCTCGGATGTCCGGCTGGAGGAGATGGAGGAGACCCAACGGGAATTTGCCGAGTGCATGGTCATCTCGATTGCGTATGCCGCCTCCATCGGCGGACTTGCAACCGTCATCGGCACACCGCCCAACGGGATATTCCTTGCACAGATGGAGACGCTCTTCCCCGGCGTCCCTCCGATTGACTTCTTCACCTGGCTGAAGATCGGTCTGCCGCTCGTGGTTGTCTTCCTGCCAATTGCGTGGCTTTGGCTCGTCTACGGTCCGTACCGGCACATGCCGAAGAAGATCTCGCACGGAAGGGAGATCATCGAACAGCGACTGAAGGAGCTCGGGCCCATGGGCGCCGGCGAGAAGTGGACGCTTGTTGTCTTCGTCCTGACGGCACTTGCCTGGATCATGCGCACGGAGAAGAGTATTGGTGACTTCATCATACCGGGAATCAACACGTTTCTCCCGATGGTCCATGACTCCACGATCGCGATTGCAGGCGCCGTCCTTCTCTTCCTCCTCCCGGTGGACCGGGCAAACGGCGTCTACACGATGAACTGGGAGTGGGCAAAGAAGATCCCGTGGGGAATTCTCATCCTCTTCGGCGGCGGTATCGCGCTCTCCAAGGCCTTCATCGCGTCCGGACTTGCGCAGGTGATCATCGACAACTTCACCGTCTTCAATGCCCTCTCCGTGGTTGTGGCGGTCCTCATCGTTGGCATCATCATCTCGCTTCTCACCGAGGTGACGTCGAACACCGCGATGGCGTCCGTGATGATTCCTATCATGGCGGTCACGTCCATATCGATGGGGATTCACCCGTGGATTCTGATGCTGACCGCGACCTTCGCCTGTTCGCTTGCGTTCATGCTCCCGGTGGCAACCCCGCCGAACGCCGTCGCCTACGGCAGCGGCTACATCAGCATGCAGGATATGATCAAGACCGGCTGGGTCCTCAACTTCATCGGCATCGGCATCCTGACGGTCATGATGTTTACGGTCTTCATGTGGGTCCTCGGGTTCGGGGTTGCAATCCCCGACTGGGCGCTCACCCCCAATCTCGGGTTGTAGGACCACATTCCTTTTTTTCCCTCGCCCGTGGGTGAGAACTCCTCTCTTCCGAGTGATTGCCGATTCAATGCCGGACCCTGAACAGGCCATCCTCACATTCCCCATCTCCTGATGCCGCTTCATGGGAGGAACAATGAGCCGGACATGAGGAGCGGGATTCCGGGGATATTCACGACAAAGAAAGGGCAGATTCCTGAATGGTTTTTCCGGAATGGGGCCCGTTGTATCGACAAGAGGTCGCTCACATGCACTTTTCAACCGTGGTCAGCAGTATCCTGTCCGCGGGGGCGGTCCTGCGATTCTGCAGGGTGGCACTGATAAGAAATAGCTGTTGACGCCGGTGGTTCGAAGGGGTGATCGCTTCTCACCGAAAAGAACGGTCAGGGGCGTTGAAAAATAAAAAAATAATGGTTTCCGGAATTATCTGGACTCTCTCCGGGAAAGGAGAAGTCCTGCCGCTCCCAGTCCGCCAAGGGCTGCAAACACCGGTGCGGGTGTCTCCGTGGGTTCGGTGGCGGGCACGGTGCCGGTGGCGGTTGGTGTGGCACCGGTTGCCGTCGGGCTCGTGGTGGGTGCAGTGGTCGGCTCACCGGTGGTTATTGGCGGCGGGACTTCCGCCTTCATGGCAGCGATCGCGAAATACGAGAATCCGGGAGTCTCTGCAGTGAAGGTGGCGGTATCTTCCGTGGTGCCGACCCAGGTGGTCGGAAGCTCCACCCAAACGCCGTCCACATATCGCATCAGGCGGATATCATCCACTGTATAGCCGAGGTCCGTGAACCACGAGGCGGGCACGGTGAATTCGATGATTCCGCTTCCGATCTGGTCATCGGTGGCGTCGTAGAGGGTGAAAAGCAGGTATTTCCAGACGTCGGCATCCGGGCCCTCCATGTATGAGGGCAGCCCGGTGGTCCTGACGGTGATCAGGAACTTATTGACATTCTCCGACGGGGTCACCACGATCTGATGTACGATGGAGGAGCCGGGCATTGCGAGAGTGGCGGGAACGCCTGCCGTCATGCCGTAGGAAGAGGCCGCAACAGTACTGGAACTGCCGCCGCCCGACGGGGTCACGGGTGTCGGCGTTGGAGTTGGGGTGGGAGGGAGGGGGGTGACGACGGAGTAGCCGGATGCCGATCCCTCGGCGAGGCTGTTCGTCCAGAGAACGATGTCGCTCCCGTCCTCTGCGTTCGGGTTCTTGCAGTAGCCGTAGAGGTTGAAGGTCATCTGCGACTCCAGCCCGGTGACGGAATAGTCCACCTGCACGGCACCGCCGTTTTCTAGGTCCGGGTACTTGCCGAGGATTCCACAGTTCAGGTCGACGAACATCACCGAGAACGTGTTGGTGAGATCGGTCATGTCCTGCCCGTAGAAGATCGGGTAGGGGGCACTGTCGTCATCCGCAGGTTTCCAGTACTGGGGACCGTACATGAAGTCCCCGACGGTGAAGGTCTCCGCGAGGGCGGAGGCGTTGTAGGTGACGGCACCCTCCGGCGGAGCGGTGTTTTCGATGACATTCGGCGTCCACTGGTAACCTGCCGCCTCAAGGGTCAGGGCAAAGTCCGCCGGAACGGTCCCGTTGACCGCGATCATCAGGATGGCGTCGTCCTTGTAGCCCTTTCCACCGGTGTCGGTCAGATAGAAGGTGCCCGAAGTTGCCTCGGTCGTGGTCACCTGGCCGGAGGCTTCGGAGAGGTTGGTCGTGATATGCATCGAGTTGTAGCCGATGTCCTCGCCGATGAAGTAGGTGCCGTTGCCGTAGTCGTCATAGTGGGGGCCGTCGTCGTTTGCGACCTCGACAAAGATAGTGTTGTAGGCAATCGGGTGCAGGGAGACGGCGACCGGGGCTTCTGCGGAAAATCCTCCGGAGGAAGCAGTCACAACGGTCGTACCTGCCGAGAGGGCGTTTAAAAGTCCGCCAGCGGTGATGGATCCGACTCCCGGAACGGAGGACTCCCAGTCGATGAGGGCGCCCACGATGGCGTTTGCGCCGCTGTCGAGGAGATGGGCGATGAACTGGACGGTGTCACCGACCCCCATCCCCCACGATGCCGGAAGAATGTCCATTCCCACCGGCACAGGGGCGGTCGTCTGCACGATGTATCCGCTGGGGGTGGTGGAGGACTCGTCGTCGAGACGGTTCGTCCACTGGAAGCAGGTGACGTCGGTCTGGTTCGAGTATCCGTAGAGGTTGAAGGACGCGGTCTCCGGCAGGTTCGTGAACGCATAGTCGATCTGCACAAACCCGTTGTTGGTAAGGGTACTGTTGTGCAGCAGGCCGCAGTTCAGGTCAACGAACATCACCGAGAAGTTGTCCGTCGTATCGGTCATGTCCTGCCCGTGGTAGATGGGGTAGGGGTCCGCGTTGCCGGTCGGCTTCCAGTACTGCGGACCGTAGAAGAGATCGGCCTTGCCGAAGGACTCGTCGAGGGCTCCAGGGGTGTATGTGGCAGATGAATGGTCAGGCTGGCTGCCGTCCGTCGCTGCTGTCCAGACGTATCCCGAGGCGTTGAGGGCAAGCGTAAAGTCGGCCGGGACATCGCCGCCCACCGCGACCATGAGCACCAGCTCGTCCCAGAAGTCCTTTTCAGCGGATGATGTCACGTAGAACGTCCCGGACTGGGCATCGGTGACGGAGGGTTCGCCGGTCACCGAGTCGGCGGACTGCGCGAGATGGAGCGAGTTGAGGCCCTTGTCCTCTCCCTTGAATTTGATGCGGTAAGTGCCGTTGTCGAAGATGTCGTACCGGGCGCCGGCGTCATTGGCGACCCACACATAGGTGTCGGAAACTGGTACGGGGCCGGGGAGTTCCCGCATGACGAGGAGGCCGCTCGGAGTCGTCTGGTCGCCGGTGACATCGTTGGTCCACTGGACGAGACCCGCGGTGTAGGCGTAGGCATTGAACGCACAGGATGCGCCGAGGCCGCTGATTGCATAGTCGACACGGATGGCGCCGAGGTCGGTGCAGTTTTCATAATTCGCATTTGCGCCGTTGAGCGCCCCGACGTTGAGATCGATGAGGGCAAGGTGGAAGGTGTTCGTCGTATCGGACATGTCCTGTCCCACGACAAGGGGATAGTCCTCGGCCCCGGCCGGCTTCCATGTCTGGGGGCCATAGCCGAAGTCCCCTGCGGTGAAGGTCTCATCAAGGGCGTTTGGTTCGTAGGTCAGGTTCTCGAAGAGGGGCGCCCCCTCGACGGTCCAGTTGTACCCCGCAACATTGAGCGTAAGGGAGAAATCATCGGCAATGGTCCCGTTCACGGCAACGAGGAGCAGATTGTCCTGGTAATATCCGGTCCCGTCGGTCGAGGTGACAAAGAAGGTGCCGCTCTTGGCATCCGTCACCATTGACTCCCCGGAGGGATTGTCATAGGCATCGCTGATGTGGAGGGATTTGAGTCCCTTCGTTGCCCCCTTGAACTGGATCAGGTAGGTGTTGTCGCCATAGTCATCGTACTTCGCCCCTGCGTCGTTTGCCACCATCACGTAGGTGTTGTTGTAGGGGTTGATCGGTCCGGGGGTGGCAGATGCCGCCCCGCTCATCATGATCACGCACAGGAACAGGCAGAAGGCACAGAGCACGGCCGTGCCGCTCCTGTTCGGCGGGTAATTATTTCGTCTCATCATCGGTTCCTCGAAAGTTACTTTCTTCATTTTGAACAGGCGGGATATGGCCGGGTGTCCCTGTCAGTGGGGCATCAGGTTCCTCTGGGGAAAACCATATCTAGAAATATATGGAGGAAAAAGCTGTTAATAAATTGGCGTTTTCCTCACAATGTTAATTAAAATAAGTTTACAGAGTTGACGGCTCCCGGTCCCGGTCCGGGAGGCTGTCCGGAGACACAGATATGACAACTGACAAACAGATTGAGGTCCTGAACCGCCAGGCGGGGGAGTACTCCCGCTCCCTCGCGGCAGCGGCAGCTGAGATTGCCCGGGTGATGGTCGGGCAGCAGGAAGCGGCCGACCGTCTCCTCACCGCCCTCGTGGCCGGCGGACACGTCCTCCTCGAGGGGGTTCCCGGCATCGCAAAGACCCTTCTCGTGCGCACCCTTGCGCAGACGATCGACTGCTCGTTTGCCCGCATCCAGTTCACCCCCGACCTCCTCCCCGCTGATATCACGGGAACGACGGTCTTCCGGCAGGACACCTGCTCCTTTGCGACGGTGAAAGGTCCGGTCTTTCACCACTGCATCCTCGCAGACGAGATCAACCGTGCCCCGCCGAAGGTGCAGTCGGCGCTCCTCGAGGCGATGCAGGAGCGGCAGGTGACCATCCAGGGGGAGACCTGGCCTCTCCCCGACCCCTTCTTCGTGCTCGCGACACAGAATCCCATCGAATCGGAGGGGACCTATCCCCTCCCCGAGGCGCAGGTGGACCGGTTCATGTTCAAGACCCTGATGACCTATCCCTCCCGCGACGAAGAGATCGCCATACTGGAGCGGTTCACGGGGGGCGAGGTCCACCTTCCGTCACCGGCATTGAGCGCCGCCGACGTGGCCGCGGTGCAGGCCTTCTGCCGCGAGGTCTACGCCGACGCCGAGGTGATGCACTATGTCGCCTCGCTCGTGGATGCGACCCGCCATCCGGCGGAGTACGCGGTGGAGAGCGGGGGGTATCTCGCCTTCGGGGCATCGCCCCGTGCCTCGCTATCTCTCCTCCTCGGCGCCAAGGCAAATGCCGTCCGTGCGGGCCGCGGGTATGTCATCCCGGATGATGTCAAGGGCATCGCCAGGGATGCTCTCCGTCACCGCCTGATGCTCACCTACGAAGGAGAGGCGGAGGGCATCGCGCCCGATACCATCATCGATGAGGTGCTCTTACGGGTGCCGGTGCCGTAAGAAGGAGTGTTCGTATGCACCATCTGGCGGATGACGAGACCCTTGCGGCGGTGCTCCGGGACACCCGTGCCGTCCTTTTGCAGGAAGGACTGGCAAAGAGCCCGTATGCCGGGGCGCATGCAACGCGGCTGCGGGGGCAGGGCATTGAGTTTGCCGAGATTCGCGATTATGTCCCCGGCGATGATGTCCGGGCGATCGACTGGAACGTCTCCGCCCGGCACGGCCGTCCCTTCGTCAGGGTATGCACCGAAGAGCGGGAGCAGACGCTCTACCTCATGGTGGACTGCTCGGCCTCGATGGCGACGGGTGCGGATGTTGCCCGGTGGCACACCGCCGTGCGCATTGCGGCCTCCCTCATCCTCGGGGCGGTCCGGTCGGGTGATCGTGCCGGCCTCCTTCTCTACAGCGACCGGGTGGAAGGGTTCTATCCTGCCAGAAAGGGGCGCAGGAATGCACTCTTTCTGATCCAAAGGCTCATTGATGTCCGTCCACACTCCAAGGGGAGCGACATGCGGCCGGCGCTGCGCCACTTTACCGCCCGCGTGCCGCGGGAGAGTGCGGTCGCCGTGATATCGGACTTTCTTTCCCCCCTCCCCGCAAGGGAGCTTGCCGTCTTTGCCCGCAGGCATGACGTCCGGGCAGTGGAAGTGAACGCTTCGCATGAGCATGCACTGCCTCCGGTCGGCCTCGTGTGGCTCGAGGATCCCGAGACCGGCGAGGCGGTCCTTGCCGACACGACGGACCCTGTGCTGCGGGAGGCCTACCGCCGCATCATCGCAGAGGAAGAGAGGGTGCTGGACGATCGTTTCGGCCGCTGCCGCATCCCGCAGATACGGGTGGACGCAGGCGGTGCCTGGGACCTTCCCCTGCGCCTCCTCTATGGGAACATTTCCGGGAGGAGGGGGTAGATGGCAGGATTCTTCCATCCGCTCTGGCTGACCGGGCTTCTCCTCGTGCCGGTGCTCGTACTCTGGCACCGGCGGGCGGTCCGGCAGCGGCGCCGTGCGGCGCTTGCCTTCTCGCGGGTGGCGGCGATACGGGAGGCGGCCGAGGGGACACGGACTTCCCGACGGCCGCTCGTGCTCCTTGCATGCCCGCTCCTCGCCCTCTCGCTCATCTTCATCGGGCTTGCCGGCCCCCATGTCCCGCTGGACCAGGCCGAGGAGGGAGTGAGCGTCGTCCTCGTAATGGACGTCTCGGGGAGCATGCAGGCGACGGATTATGCCCCTACCCGTCTCGATGCCGCAAAGAGCGCCGCAAAGGCGCTCCTCGAGGGGCTGCGGGAGGGGGACTATGCGGGGGTCGTCACCTTCGAGTCGGGCGCCCGGAGTGCCGCCTACCTCTCGCCCGACCGGGACCGGGTCATCCGAGACCTGTATGCCATCGCACCACGGACCGGCTCCACGGCGCTCGGCGACGGGCTTCTCCTGGGAATTGACATGGCCGACGCCATCCCGGGCAGGAGGAAGGTCGTCGTCCTCCTCTCCGACGGGGTCGCCAATGCCGGTTCCGTCTCGCCCGATGAGGCTGCCGCCGTTGCACTGGAGCGGGGCATACCGGTCCATACCGTCGGGATCGGCTCCGACGGGCCGGTCATCACCGGGTATGACGCCTTTGGAACCCCGGAGTACGCCGAACTGGATGAGACAACCCTGCAGCGGATTGCCGCCGAAACCGGCGGGGACTATTACCGGTCGGTCAATGCAACCACGCTCAGGACGATCTACGAGGGCATTGCAGGAGAGATTCCCCGCGAACCGCAGGAGACGGACATCGGATATGTCTTTTACCTCTGCGCCGTAGGCGTGATCATCGCGGAATTCTCCCTGCGGTATGGCAGGGGGAGGATTCTGCCATGAGAAGGGCGCCCCGGGCGCTCCTCGCAGCCGCTCTCATCATTGTCCTCTGCACGGTATCCTGCAGTGCGGGGGAGATCACCTTTGCAACGGATCGGTCCGACTACTATTTTGCCGTCGGGGAGAATGTCGGCATTCCGGTCGCCGTGACCACGACGTTCGGGAAGGATGTGACGGGAACGCTCTCGGGCGTGGCATCGGTCATCCCCGCCGGCGAAACGGAGGCGCAGCGGAGCAGCAGCACCCGCTCCTTTGCCGTCTTTGCCGGGATGAAGGGTTTTGTCTATCCCGCCGGTGTAGCCGAAACGCCCCGGGAGACGGACCTTGCGATCGTCTTCACCTACGAGGACGAAGGACGGGTATGGACCGTCGCCCTCGAGGGGATCCGAGTCCATATCCTTCCCGAAGGGGTGGCGGAGGGCTCCCCCGGGGAACCGCTCGTGAGCACGCCCGCCGAAGGATCGGTGACCCCTCCCGGCAGCGCTTCCTCACCGGTCTCATCTTCCTCCGCGAAAGCCTCCCCCTCGTCGGTGGTCGAAGATCTCCTCTTCTCCGGGACCGAAGATTCGCCCTCATCTTCTGCCGTCCTTCCCGAGGATATGGCCACGCGCCTCGACAGGATGGAGGAGACCGATGAAGTGGAGAATACGATGGAGGCCCTGCTCCGGGATGCCATCACCAGCAATCCTCTCTATACGCAGGCGGGAGCCCTTCTTGCGGATGCCGGGTACGGGGCCGGGAATCTGTTCGTTGCAGCGGCATCGCCGCAGGACGGAACGTTCGAACGGACCGACGCATTGGGAACACAGAAGGTGCTGATGAACGGGACGGTCGCCGGCGGGTCGATCATCCGTCTCGAGCTCTCGTCATCGGGACCGCTCCCCCGCATCCCCTCCCTAGAGGCCAATGCGACCTATCGCTCCGCCGAAGCGACGATTGCCTCATCGGGCTACCGCCGCGTCTCCTCGGAGATGGAGATGAACGGCGAAGGGACGGCGACTCGTGAGGTCTTCACCTCGGGGGAGGGCATGGAAGCCGTGCTCTCGGCGCATCTTGTGCCGGACGGAACCGTTACCAATGTTCTTTTCGAGGAGACGACCCCCGGCGGGGATCTTTTGATCTCTCTTTTCATGGGACTGGCAATGGTCTGTCTGGCGGGCATCATCGGGTGGAGGATCCGGAGGCGGAAGGAGGGCGGGATGACCGCCCCCGATCCCGGCATGGCGCCCCCCGACTGCGAATTCACCCTTTCCGACCGCCTGCGGGCGGCCGAGGATGCGTTCGGGCGCGGTGAGTACAAGTCGGCGTACCTTGCCGCAGGGCGATGCCTCCGGGCGACCCCTCCCGACGGAATATATGCCGATGGTCCATTCCATGCCGGAATCACCGACGGGGAGTATCTGCAAGGTTTCGCAGACCCCGTCCGGCGGGAACGGGCGGCGGCAATCCTTCGCCGGTGCAGTGAGGTGGGGTATGCAAAAGGCAAGCCGGATGCCGGCGAATTCGATACCATCTGTTCGGAAATCCGTGGCATATGGGCGGATGAAAGGAAATGTCTGTTCGATAAGTAAATGTAATTTATTTAACCTAAAGAGCAATGCCAGCCATTATTACTGAATGGATGGAAACATTCTGAGTAGGTATATATGACAATATTTCTTGGGATGGATGACACCGACAACCTCGAATCACGCGGAACCGGGAGGCTTGCACGTGCGGTCGCAAAGGCCATCGATGAGCATTACCCTGTCAGCGGCGTAACCCGCCATCAGCTCTACGTTCACGCAGACATTCCCTTCACGTCGCACAACAGCTGTGCCGTGCTTCACATAGAATCCGATGAACCATCGGTCGTGCCTGAGGTCTTTGACATCGCAGAGGAGATGATGCTGGAGGATTTCATCGAGGGGAGCGATCCCGGCCTCTGTGCGGCGCATGCATCGGCCATCACTCCGGCGCTGCAGGCCTATGGGTGGGATGCGAAGGTGACGGTCCTTACCCAGGAGCGTGCCCGGACCCTTGCAAAGAACCATGGCATCGCCCTCAAGGGTCTCGGGGGGACGGAGGATGGTGTCATCGGTTCACTTGCCGGGCTCGGCCTTGCCTCGACAGGAAATGACGGCAGGCTGCTGATGAAAGGCACCATCCGTGACCATACCGGCCCTCAGGATGCGCAGGTGCTCCTCGCCGCAGGCATCGATGAGATCTGGAGCCTTGACGGGCAGCGGGTCACCGACGGGACGATCTTCACCCAGACAGGAAAGTCGGTGAAGGCGAATATGGTCGGCGGCCGCGTCGTCCTCATGGTGGAAGCCTGCGACGGCGGCTGGACGGCGCTGAAACGGCACTAAAGACCTGAGGCACGATGGACCTGAACCGGCGGATAATCATTGCAGCCCTCCTCTTGGGCGTCTTTGCGATGGTGATGATATTCGCCCAGATCGTGGGGGATCTCTTCATCGAAACCGGGGGCACCCTTCCCACCGTCGAGATAAAAGAAACCTACACAAAGGAGGATTTCGTCTATGGTCCGCAGGATTTCCGGCCGTGCTGGTATTCTCTTCCGGTCTATACGCCTGCAGAGAATGACCCCTCCGCCGGGGATGACTGGTATATTCTGGTAGTTCCCCTGCACGGGGTGCCGTATGGGGGCAACCCCCTTCTGGGCCGGCGGGGGTATATCGAAGTGAACTATTCCTTCAGCGGGCTTTCGGATATGGCGGTCTTTCATGTCATCGGGTTCCAGGACAGCGAGGTGAAGACGCGGACGAACCGGCATGACGGGTGGGGTGCGTCCTGGTATGCCGTCCCGGGAGAAGCGGCTCCGGGAAGCAGCATGCCGGCAACCGCCCCGATGTCGGAGTCGAACAGGTTTGTGCTGCAGATCTCCGGGTCTGGTGTCCCTGTGGATGCGGACGAGGAGGTGGCCGTGGGATATCCGGTGAATTTCAAGGAGGGTGGCGGTATGGATGCCATCCATATTACGACGATTCCCGCAATGAAGAAGGGGCAGATCACCCGTGACGGGCCGGCAGAGGGGACGTTGTATATCACCCATACGGGCGGGTCGACGATGGGGGCGACAGCACTTCTCGTTGCCTGCCGGGGAATGCAGAATGACGATTTTTCGGTTGCGATCACATCACGGTTCGTGGAGGAAGAGGGATGGTAGAGACCCGCATCCGGGATGACCCGAAGGAGGAGAGGGCGGCGGGAGGCTTTTTCACCCTCAATGAGATCGCCCTCCTCTCCCTCTGCGGGGCGCTCGTCTTTGTCCTGAAGATCGTCCTGAAGATCCCCCTTGCCCTTCCCGGTCATTCCGGAGCGTTCTGGGTGATCCCCATCATCATCGGCGTTGCTGTTGTCAGGAAGTTCGGCTCCGGCACCTACATCGGCCTCATATCGGGCATTCTGGCCTCATTTTTCGGCTTCGATCCGGTGCATATCTTCTCGATCTTCAAGTACTGCGCCATCGGTCTCGCCATTGATCTAACCTCCTTCGGCTTTGGCTACCGGCTGGAGAACCCGGCCGTCGGGTTCATCGTCGGGGCGACGGGCAACATCGTCAAGATGGTCGTCAACTACGCCGTGCAGGTCTTCTTCGGCATCAACGCCGGGTTCATCCTCCTCGGTATCGGCCTCTCGTCGGTGACCCACCTGATCTTCGGGGGCCTCGGCGGCATGATCGCCGCGTACATCGCCGGGCGCCTCATGCGGGCAGGGGTGATTCATGGTGGCGACGAGTGATCCGCTCAT is a window from the Methanovulcanius yangii genome containing:
- a CDS encoding SAM-dependent methyltransferase → MNPVSDTALVAAGEAAGLDEATTVIDFGCGNGTALILFAGVFGASCTGVEARPDACDTARAAAAEAGCGDGITIICADAAAYTSPATADCAVALGASQIWGGVPEAVTALAAATGGTGQILFGERYWKSTAVPPEFAREWPEIRSEYEILTACRDEGYDLAWVWHAPVEEWDRYEAGIWRNCLAWVRSHPGDPRREDILDYVRTIQEEYLAYGREHIGWGLYLLTPSP
- a CDS encoding SLC13 family permease, with amino-acid sequence MKKTIGRILGIVVFLAILLWPADPSFFPVQATAASTALMVIWWITEAIPIQATALLPLVLFPALGVLSSGDAAAPYADKTIFLFMGGFIIAMSMQRWGLHERIALAILSRMGSSSRMLIFGFMVATAFLSMWISNTACAMMMIPIAIAIIATILPRSDVRLEEMEETQREFAECMVISIAYAASIGGLATVIGTPPNGIFLAQMETLFPGVPPIDFFTWLKIGLPLVVVFLPIAWLWLVYGPYRHMPKKISHGREIIEQRLKELGPMGAGEKWTLVVFVLTALAWIMRTEKSIGDFIIPGINTFLPMVHDSTIAIAGAVLLFLLPVDRANGVYTMNWEWAKKIPWGILILFGGGIALSKAFIASGLAQVIIDNFTVFNALSVVVAVLIVGIIISLLTEVTSNTAMASVMIPIMAVTSISMGIHPWILMLTATFACSLAFMLPVATPPNAVAYGSGYISMQDMIKTGWVLNFIGIGILTVMMFTVFMWVLGFGVAIPDWALTPNLGL
- a CDS encoding PGF-pre-PGF domain-containing protein, whose amino-acid sequence is MMRRNNYPPNRSGTAVLCAFCLFLCVIMMSGAASATPGPINPYNNTYVMVANDAGAKYDDYGDNTYLIQFKGATKGLKSLHISDAYDNPSGESMVTDAKSGTFFVTSTDGTGYYQDNLLLVAVNGTIADDFSLTLNVAGYNWTVEGAPLFENLTYEPNALDETFTAGDFGYGPQTWKPAGAEDYPLVVGQDMSDTTNTFHLALIDLNVGALNGANANYENCTDLGAIRVDYAISGLGASCAFNAYAYTAGLVQWTNDVTGDQTTPSGLLVMRELPGPVPVSDTYVWVANDAGARYDIFDNGTYRIKFKGEDKGLNSLHLAQSADSVTGEPSVTDAQSGTFYVTSSAEKDFWDELVLMVAVGGDVPADFTLALNASGYVWTAATDGSQPDHSSATYTPGALDESFGKADLFYGPQYWKPTGNADPYPIYHGQDMTDTTDNFSVMFVDLNCGLLHNSTLTNNGFVQIDYAFTNLPETASFNLYGYSNQTDVTCFQWTNRLDDESSTTPSGYIVQTTAPVPVGMDILPASWGMGVGDTVQFIAHLLDSGANAIVGALIDWESSVPGVGSITAGGLLNALSAGTTVVTASSGGFSAEAPVAVSLHPIAYNTIFVEVANDDGPHYDDYGNGTYFIGEDIGYNSMHITTNLSEASGQVTTTEATSGTFYLTDTGGKGYKDDAILMIAVNGTVPADFALTLEAAGYQWTPNVIENTAPPEGAVTYNASALAETFTVGDFMYGPQYWKPADDDSAPYPIFYGQDMTDLTNTFSVMFVDLNCGILGKYPDLENGGAVQVDYSVTGLESQMTFNLYGYCKNPNAEDGSDIVLWTNSLAEGSASGYSVVTPLPPTPTPTPTPVTPSGGGSSSTVAASSYGMTAGVPATLAMPGSSIVHQIVVTPSENVNKFLITVRTTGLPSYMEGPDADVWKYLLFTLYDATDDQIGSGIIEFTVPASWFTDLGYTVDDIRLMRYVDGVWVELPTTWVGTTEDTATFTAETPGFSYFAIAAMKAEVPPPITTGEPTTAPTTSPTATGATPTATGTVPATEPTETPAPVFAALGGLGAAGLLLSRRESR
- a CDS encoding AAA family ATPase, with protein sequence MTTDKQIEVLNRQAGEYSRSLAAAAAEIARVMVGQQEAADRLLTALVAGGHVLLEGVPGIAKTLLVRTLAQTIDCSFARIQFTPDLLPADITGTTVFRQDTCSFATVKGPVFHHCILADEINRAPPKVQSALLEAMQERQVTIQGETWPLPDPFFVLATQNPIESEGTYPLPEAQVDRFMFKTLMTYPSRDEEIAILERFTGGEVHLPSPALSAADVAAVQAFCREVYADAEVMHYVASLVDATRHPAEYAVESGGYLAFGASPRASLSLLLGAKANAVRAGRGYVIPDDVKGIARDALRHRLMLTYEGEAEGIAPDTIIDEVLLRVPVP
- a CDS encoding DUF58 domain-containing protein, which gives rise to MHHLADDETLAAVLRDTRAVLLQEGLAKSPYAGAHATRLRGQGIEFAEIRDYVPGDDVRAIDWNVSARHGRPFVRVCTEEREQTLYLMVDCSASMATGADVARWHTAVRIAASLILGAVRSGDRAGLLLYSDRVEGFYPARKGRRNALFLIQRLIDVRPHSKGSDMRPALRHFTARVPRESAVAVISDFLSPLPARELAVFARRHDVRAVEVNASHEHALPPVGLVWLEDPETGEAVLADTTDPVLREAYRRIIAEEERVLDDRFGRCRIPQIRVDAGGAWDLPLRLLYGNISGRRG
- a CDS encoding vWA domain-containing protein, with the translated sequence MAGFFHPLWLTGLLLVPVLVLWHRRAVRQRRRAALAFSRVAAIREAAEGTRTSRRPLVLLACPLLALSLIFIGLAGPHVPLDQAEEGVSVVLVMDVSGSMQATDYAPTRLDAAKSAAKALLEGLREGDYAGVVTFESGARSAAYLSPDRDRVIRDLYAIAPRTGSTALGDGLLLGIDMADAIPGRRKVVVLLSDGVANAGSVSPDEAAAVALERGIPVHTVGIGSDGPVITGYDAFGTPEYAELDETTLQRIAAETGGDYYRSVNATTLRTIYEGIAGEIPREPQETDIGYVFYLCAVGVIIAEFSLRYGRGRILP